The following coding sequences lie in one Musa acuminata AAA Group cultivar baxijiao chromosome BXJ3-1, Cavendish_Baxijiao_AAA, whole genome shotgun sequence genomic window:
- the LOC135629226 gene encoding MADS-box transcription factor 50-like — MSPESSSSSSNKKRRNLEMRVVENAKRRRVTFAKRRQGLFSKAEELGAVCSADVAVVAFTSCGKAFSFGDDAIRRYLRLAREHDGNQDGREECGSVKATGMEDPVRRLRFLEELRRKAIARAEDLAQARAEATAASSSNGGTEAGESFLVGATTSWGPSPLLETPVGDCSYRSSEEDSLERCGTVEEPFVVDATVSWPSSHHSSMSGDAFAAG, encoded by the coding sequence ATGTCTCCGGAGTCGTCTTCCTCGTCGTCGAACAAGAAACGGAGGAATCTGGAGATGAGGGTTGTAGAGAATGCTAAACGAAGACGCGTCACCTTCGCCAAGAGGCGCCAAGGCCTCTTCTCCAAGGCGGAGGAGCTCGGCGCCGTCTGCAGCGCCGACGTCGCCGTCGTCGCCTTTACCTCCTGCGGTAAGGCCTTCTCCTTTGGCGATGACGCCATCCGTCGCTACCTCCGCCTGGCGCGAGAACACGATGGCAATCAAGATGGCAGGGAGGAGTGTGGCTCGGTGAAGGCGACGGGGATGGAAGATCCCGTCCGAAGACTGAGATTTCTTGAGGAGCTCCGGCGTAAGGCAATTGCTCGCGCCGAGGACCTGGCGCAAGCGCGGGCTGAGGCTACCGCGGCCAGTAGCAGCAATGGGGGCACCGAGGCGGGGGAGTCGTTCTTGGTCGGTGCAACGACTTCTTGGGGACCGTCCCCACTTTTGGAGACCCCCGTAGGCGACTGCAGCTACCGGAGCAGTGAGGAGGACAGTCTTGAGCGGTGTGGCACCGTCGAGGAGCCCTTCGTTGTTGACGCCACGGTTTCTTGGCCGAGCTCGCACCACTCGTCGATGAGTGGGGATGCCTTCGCAGCCGGCTAA
- the LOC135628948 gene encoding uncharacterized protein LOC135628948 isoform X2, producing MDHEGRDGEERGKSAESSQPPFVEVLCRSSGKVRRFAAGTTAGYALYVINCKLDIGVAPGLHIEAVKEWEEPVVFGPNSILVNYGKGWNLQTVTDEGHDESIGMLQNSKKSPNFQSFKKPMTMNQPNSTISFQYIGKILLAFAFMFLLGGIFTFFLQNLPAMNLSAVSSL from the exons ATGGACCATGAAGGCCGCGACGGGGAGGAGAGGGGGAAGTCTGCCGAGTCCTCACAGCCTCCG TTTGTGGAGGTTCTTTGCAGGAGCTCAGGTAAGGTTAGGAGGTTCGCAGCTGGAACCACTGCTGGATATGCATTGTAtgtgatcaattgtaaattggatATCGGGGTTGCCCCAGGCTTGCATATTGAGGCTGTAAAGGAATGGGAGGAACCTGTGGTCTTTGGTCCTAATTCTATTCTTGTTAACTACGGGAAAGGTTGGAATTTGCAGACTGTTACTGATGAAG GGCATGACGAATCAATAGGAATGCTGCAGAATTCAAAG AAATCACCCAACTTCCAATCCTTCAAGAAGCCGATGACTATGAATCAGCCAAATTCAACTATCAGTTTTCAGTATATTGGGAAGATACTACTAGCCTTTGCCTTCATGTTCCTGCTTGGAGGAATATTCACCTTCTTCTTGCAAAACCTCCCAGCTATGAACCTCTCAGCTGTATCAAGTCTATAA
- the LOC135628948 gene encoding uncharacterized protein LOC135628948 isoform X1, whose protein sequence is MDNEGRDEEEERGKSAESSQPPFVEVLCRSSGKVRRFAAGTTAGYALYVINCKLDIGVAPGLHIEAVKEWEEPVVFGPNSILVNYGKGWNLQTVTDEGHDESIGMLQNSKKSPNFQSFKKPMTMNQPNSTISFQYIGKILLAFAFMFLLGGIFTFFLQNLPAMNLSAVSSL, encoded by the exons ATGGACAATGAAGGccgcgacgaggaggaggagagggggaagtCTGCCGAGTCCTCACAGCCTCCG TTTGTGGAGGTTCTTTGCAGGAGCTCAGGTAAGGTTAGGAGGTTCGCAGCTGGAACCACTGCTGGATATGCATTGTAtgtgatcaattgtaaattggatATCGGGGTTGCCCCAGGCTTGCATATTGAGGCTGTAAAGGAATGGGAGGAACCTGTGGTCTTTGGTCCTAATTCTATTCTTGTTAACTACGGGAAAGGTTGGAATTTGCAGACTGTTACTGATGAAG GGCATGACGAATCAATAGGAATGCTGCAGAATTCAAAG AAATCACCCAACTTCCAATCCTTCAAGAAGCCGATGACTATGAATCAGCCAAATTCAACTATCAGTTTTCAGTATATTGGGAAGATACTACTAGCCTTTGCCTTCATGTTCCTGCTTGGAGGAATATTCACCTTCTTCTTGCAAAACCTCCCAGCTATGAACCTCTCAGCTGTATCAAGTCTATAA